One window from the genome of Nicotiana sylvestris chromosome 9, ASM39365v2, whole genome shotgun sequence encodes:
- the LOC104216688 gene encoding agamous-like MADS-box protein AGL61, whose translation MEGKKTRGRQSIPMKKIENEDDRYVTFSKRRSGLYKQASELVKLCNIDIGIVLFSPTGKPFSFFHPTSEAIIDRFLNPNMQLSESTRLVAAHARHKVNQLNNRRELFDNIKEATSAESLLLDNMKENSERYRWESIEQFNADEVKKYD comes from the coding sequence ATGGAGGGTAAGAAGACTAGAGGGAGGCAAAGTATTCCgatgaaaaaaatagaaaatgaggATGACCGCTATGTGACATTTTCAAAGCGTCGTTCGGGTCTGTATAAACAGGCCAGCGAACTTGTTAAGCTATGCAATATTGATATTGGAATTGTACTCTTTTCTCCTACCGGTaaacctttttcattttttcatcctACATCAGAAGCGATTATTGATCGTTTTTTAAATCCTAATATGCAATTAAGTGAAAGCACTCGCCTAGTTGCGGCTCATGCACGACACAaagtaaatcaactcaacaaTAGGAGGGAATTGTTTGACAACATAAAAGAAGCTACAAGTGCTGAGTCTCTTCTACTTGACAACATGAAAGAAAACAGCGAAAGATACCGTTGGGAGTCAATTGAGCAGTTTAATGCAGATGAAGTAAAAAAGTATGATTAA